Proteins encoded in a region of the Massilia sp. UMI-21 genome:
- a CDS encoding efflux RND transporter periplasmic adaptor subunit: MNARKLTTVLLVAAALSAAGYGLYKFGMNRGMGMSPAPQSAPSAQEAGADQATGRKVLYWHDPMVPGQKFDKPGKSPFMDMQLVPVYADEAGDEGSVSISPRVEQNLGIRTAEVTKGRLASSVEAVGNVAYNERDVAVVQARSNGYVEQLFVRAPLDQVKKGQPLAALYVPDWVAVQEEYLTAKQMKGPGTDGLVEGARQRMRLAGMTDAQIRGVESSGKVQPRVTISAPISGVVAELAVREGMTFASGAPMFRINGLSTIWVNAEVPEAAAAEVRPGTRVEARTPALPGTVLHGKVSAILPEVEATTRTLTARVELANPQQRLVPGMFATVSFTPAASAETLMVPTEAVIQTGTRSVVMVAQGQGKFSPVDVQTGRESNGQTQILKGLDLGQKIIVSGQFLIDSEASLRGTTNRLSGPVPTEGNQQTAGPTTHRAQGKVEDIDKDEITLSHDPIPSMQWPAMTMGFKVPVAGAPKNLAIGDTVNFEFQQTKDGSFQITSISPAGPSMQGMGDMGAAAIKHGAHTPAAMGDAKK, from the coding sequence ATGAATGCTAGAAAATTAACAACTGTACTGCTAGTGGCTGCGGCACTGAGCGCCGCCGGGTACGGCCTCTACAAGTTTGGTATGAATCGCGGGATGGGGATGTCCCCTGCTCCACAATCGGCGCCCTCCGCCCAAGAAGCAGGTGCAGATCAAGCTACTGGACGCAAGGTGCTTTATTGGCATGACCCGATGGTCCCGGGCCAGAAATTCGACAAGCCGGGCAAGTCGCCGTTCATGGATATGCAACTCGTTCCTGTGTATGCCGACGAGGCTGGCGATGAGGGCAGTGTCAGCATCAGCCCACGAGTGGAACAGAACCTGGGTATCCGTACCGCCGAAGTCACGAAGGGCAGGCTTGCCTCCAGCGTGGAGGCTGTCGGCAACGTGGCTTACAACGAGCGTGACGTCGCCGTCGTGCAGGCGCGCAGTAACGGCTACGTCGAGCAGCTCTTCGTGCGCGCACCCCTCGACCAGGTGAAAAAGGGGCAGCCCCTGGCGGCTTTGTATGTGCCTGACTGGGTCGCAGTGCAGGAAGAATATCTGACGGCCAAGCAGATGAAAGGTCCAGGGACGGACGGCCTGGTGGAGGGCGCGCGGCAGCGTATGCGCCTCGCCGGGATGACGGACGCGCAGATCCGAGGTGTCGAATCCAGCGGCAAGGTGCAGCCTCGGGTAACCATCAGCGCGCCCATCAGTGGTGTCGTTGCAGAGCTCGCAGTTCGTGAAGGGATGACCTTCGCCTCCGGCGCTCCGATGTTCCGAATCAATGGGCTCAGTACAATCTGGGTCAACGCCGAGGTGCCCGAAGCGGCGGCGGCTGAAGTACGTCCTGGCACCAGAGTCGAAGCCCGTACCCCCGCGCTGCCAGGCACTGTCTTACATGGCAAGGTCAGCGCAATCTTGCCTGAAGTTGAAGCGACTACACGCACATTGACGGCGCGTGTCGAACTCGCCAATCCACAGCAACGCCTGGTGCCGGGTATGTTCGCGACCGTAAGCTTCACGCCGGCAGCCAGCGCGGAAACCTTGATGGTCCCGACGGAAGCGGTGATCCAGACAGGTACACGCAGTGTTGTGATGGTCGCTCAAGGTCAGGGCAAATTCAGCCCTGTCGACGTCCAAACCGGCCGCGAGAGCAATGGCCAGACTCAAATTCTCAAAGGTCTCGACCTTGGGCAAAAAATCATTGTCTCGGGTCAGTTCCTGATCGATTCGGAAGCCAGCCTGAGAGGTACCACGAACCGGCTAAGCGGCCCCGTGCCAACCGAAGGCAATCAGCAAACCGCTGGCCCGACGACGCATCGCGCTCAAGGCAAAGTCGAGGATATCGACAAGGATGAAATTACGCTTTCGCACGATCCGATCCCAAGCATGCAATGGCCGGCAATGACGATGGGATTCAAGGTGCCGGTGGCGGGCGCACCGAAAAATCTGGCAATCGGCGATACGGTGAACTTCGAGTTCCAGCAAACCAAGGACGGCTCGTTCCAGATCACCAGCATTTCCCCTGCTGGACCGTCGATGCAGGGCATGGGTGACATGGGCGCCGCCGCTATCAAGCATGGCGCCCACACTCCTGCCGCTATGGGAGACGCAAAGAAATGA
- a CDS encoding TolC family protein, whose translation MLSRDIKARHPAPRPAVRPLRAVLFVVFTVSVVVTNATVASERVLSLVEAQQQAVERSRLLAAKDHAVQSAREMSVAAGQLPDAVLKLGVDNLPINGQDRFSMTRDFMTMRRIGVMQELTRTDKRRLRAQRFEREAEKSVAEKSATTATIERETALAWLDRYYAEAMSTAIAEQLDQAKLEIQAAESAYRAGRGNQADIFNSRSAFAFLEDKASDIRRRIGNANIVLARWIGDAAQLPLGDKPAVDSIRLDEATLEAQLGHHPELAVLAKQEDIATTEAQLAKANKKADWSIEVAVQKRGPGYSDMASVGLSVPLQWDRKNRQDRELSSKLAQVEQARAEREDALRAHVAEVRAMLNEWHTNRQRQIRYEQELIPFARSRTEASLASYRGGKATLADVLVARRSEIDVRLQALQLGQETDRLWAQLNFLFPQYGHTQPLRSRANKDF comes from the coding sequence TTGCCAGCGAACGGGTACTGTCGCTGGTTGAAGCCCAGCAGCAGGCAGTCGAGCGATCCCGATTGTTGGCGGCGAAGGACCATGCTGTCCAGTCTGCACGGGAGATGTCAGTCGCTGCCGGTCAGCTCCCCGATGCGGTCCTGAAGCTCGGTGTCGACAATCTACCGATCAATGGACAAGATCGCTTCAGCATGACGCGCGACTTCATGACGATGCGACGCATCGGCGTGATGCAAGAGCTGACGCGTACCGACAAACGTCGCCTGCGTGCGCAACGATTTGAACGCGAAGCGGAAAAGTCGGTGGCGGAAAAATCTGCCACGACCGCGACAATCGAACGCGAGACCGCACTGGCCTGGCTGGACCGTTACTACGCCGAAGCAATGTCGACCGCAATAGCCGAACAGCTAGATCAGGCGAAGCTCGAGATCCAGGCGGCGGAGTCGGCGTATCGGGCCGGCCGGGGCAACCAGGCAGACATCTTCAACTCACGAAGCGCATTCGCTTTCCTGGAAGACAAGGCAAGCGATATCAGGCGCCGCATCGGCAATGCCAACATCGTGTTGGCCCGATGGATTGGCGACGCGGCTCAGTTGCCGCTCGGCGACAAGCCGGCAGTCGACTCCATCCGCCTCGACGAGGCTACACTCGAGGCCCAACTCGGACACCATCCGGAACTTGCCGTGCTTGCCAAACAGGAAGACATCGCAACGACAGAAGCGCAGCTTGCAAAGGCGAACAAGAAGGCGGACTGGAGCATCGAGGTCGCAGTCCAAAAACGCGGTCCAGGGTATTCGGACATGGCATCGGTCGGCCTTTCGGTGCCCCTGCAGTGGGACCGGAAAAACCGCCAGGACCGCGAACTGTCGTCGAAGCTGGCCCAGGTCGAACAAGCAAGGGCGGAACGCGAGGACGCGCTGCGCGCCCATGTCGCTGAAGTGCGGGCCATGTTGAACGAGTGGCATACAAACAGGCAGCGACAGATCCGCTACGAGCAAGAACTGATCCCTTTTGCTCGCTCCAGGACAGAAGCGTCGCTTGCCTCTTACCGTGGCGGCAAGGCCACGCTGGCAGACGTCCTCGTGGCGCGGCGCAGTGAAATCGATGTGCGCTTGCAGGCTTTACAGCTCGGGCAGGAAACCGATCGCCTGTGGGCGCAACTTAATTTTCTTTTCCCGCAATACGGCCATACCCAGCCATTGAGAAGCAGGGCGAACAAGGATTTTTAA
- a CDS encoding TolC family protein: MHPKRIVVGSLVLLAWALPAAAQLAGDPPVGRAAAVPTVPAAGTLLTLEKAVDMAMAANPSLRASALDIVIAGAGRRQAGLLPNPTISYTTEGTQRGTRTRTFELSQLVELGGKRRARVELAERDSRLALAAASVARAELRADVTAAYFNALGAQEQVRLAQTSLDIASKARAAAEKRVAAGRVSPVELSRAKVAESTARLDLSQADGELLIARGLLTAYWGQAQPGTLALVEPVDELAAVPSLEDLRTRLAGSPQLQRARLQVEREEAQVSVDRAQRMPDVTLVVGRQKDEEMGRTQTVLGVSLPLPLFNRNQGNLQASLARADKARAESDAQQLRLDQTLTSTYQRAQLARDQVRTMRQEILPEAQRVFDAAVIGFEAGKFNFLDVLDAQRTLLQSRAQYVQALYDSYRFSAELGRFADAGTGATNTNRITP, from the coding sequence ATGCACCCCAAACGTATTGTTGTTGGGTCGCTCGTGCTATTGGCATGGGCGCTCCCTGCGGCCGCACAACTGGCTGGCGATCCGCCAGTCGGGCGCGCGGCCGCTGTTCCCACCGTACCCGCCGCCGGCACGCTATTGACCCTCGAAAAGGCGGTCGACATGGCCATGGCCGCCAACCCGAGCCTGCGCGCCAGCGCCCTGGACATCGTCATCGCCGGCGCCGGGCGCCGCCAGGCGGGATTACTGCCAAATCCCACAATCTCCTACACGACCGAGGGAACGCAGCGCGGTACGAGAACCCGTACCTTCGAGCTGAGCCAGCTGGTCGAGCTTGGCGGCAAGCGGCGCGCCCGCGTGGAGCTCGCCGAGCGCGACAGCCGGCTTGCACTTGCGGCCGCAAGCGTGGCTCGGGCCGAACTACGCGCTGACGTCACTGCCGCCTATTTCAACGCGCTGGGCGCCCAGGAACAGGTACGCCTTGCGCAAACCTCGCTCGACATTGCGTCAAAAGCAAGGGCGGCGGCTGAGAAGCGTGTTGCCGCCGGGCGTGTCTCGCCTGTCGAACTGTCGCGTGCAAAGGTAGCCGAGTCGACTGCACGCCTCGACCTTTCCCAGGCCGACGGCGAACTGCTTATCGCGCGCGGCTTGCTGACGGCGTATTGGGGCCAGGCACAGCCGGGAACTCTGGCCCTGGTCGAGCCAGTAGACGAGCTCGCGGCTGTTCCTTCCCTTGAAGACTTGCGAACACGCCTGGCGGGCTCGCCGCAGCTGCAGCGCGCACGCCTGCAGGTCGAGCGCGAAGAGGCGCAGGTGTCGGTCGACCGCGCGCAGCGCATGCCCGACGTCACCCTTGTCGTCGGCCGCCAGAAGGATGAGGAGATGGGGCGAACGCAAACCGTGCTCGGCGTCTCGCTCCCGCTCCCCTTGTTCAACCGGAACCAGGGCAATCTGCAAGCTTCGCTCGCCCGTGCGGACAAGGCGCGCGCCGAAAGCGATGCGCAGCAGCTGAGGCTCGACCAGACCTTGACCAGTACCTATCAGCGCGCCCAGCTGGCGAGGGACCAAGTGCGCACCATGCGGCAGGAAATTCTGCCGGAAGCGCAACGTGTTTTCGATGCCGCCGTCATCGGTTTCGAGGCTGGCAAGTTCAACTTCCTGGATGTTCTCGATGCCCAGCGCACTCTGCTGCAAAGCCGCGCGCAGTACGTACAGGCACTCTACGACAGCTACCGATTCAGCGCGGAGCTTGGCCGATTTGCCGACGCTGGCACCGGCGCCACCAATACCAACAGGATTACCCCATGA
- a CDS encoding efflux RND transporter permease subunit, translated as MIAKLIRWSILNRFLVLLATVGITAWGIYALQRTPLDALPDLSDVQVIIRTSYPGQAPQLVENQVTYPLTTTMLSVPGAKTVRGYSFFGDSFVYILFEDGTDPYWARSRVLEYLNQVQSRLPPQAKTSLGPDATGVGWVYEYALVDRSGRMDLSQLRAFQDWFLKYELKTVANVSEVASLGGMVRQYQIVLDPAKLRGYNIAHGMVIDAVQKANQEAGGSVLELGEAEYMVRASGYLQSLDDFRKIPLMTSEAGVPVLLGDVARIQLGPEMRRGISELNGEGEVAGGVIVMRSGKNALETIDAVKAKLAALKPSLPPGVEIVPTYDRSHLIRRAVDNLRDKLVEEFVVVAIVCAIFLFHLRSALVAIVTLPIGILIAFIVMHYQGVNANIMSLGGIAIAVGAMVDAAVVMIENAHKHIEVWNHAHPGTKLEGEDRWRVIGDAAAEVGPALFFSLLIIVLSFIPVFTLEAQEGRLFSPLAFTKTYSMAAAAGLAVTLIPVLMGYLIRGRIPEEHKNPLNRFLIAVYRPLLDGVLRFPKATLIAAAAIALVTVWPMTRLGGEFMPPLDEGDLLYMPSALPGLSAGKVSQLLQQTDRLIKTVPEVQSVFGKAGRAETATDPAPLEMFETTIQFKPRDQWRSGMTTDKLVEELDSVVKVPGLSNIWVPPIRNRIDMLATGIKSPVGVKVAGSSLQEIDRVASEIERIVKKVPGVSSALAERLNGGRYIDVNISRDQAARYGLNIADVQSVVSAAIGGDNIGETVEGLQRFPINVRYPREVRDSIENLRQLPVLTPRGAQIRLGDVAEIRINDGPPMLRSENARLSGWVYVDIRGRDMNSVVRDMQQVVAKEVKLQPGYSISWSGQFEYLERASAKLKFVVPATLLVIFILLYMTFKRFDEAILIMATLPFALAGGIWLLWILGHHISVASAVGFIALAGVAAEFGVIMLLYLKHAWEARLAAGKASEADLLDAIREGAVQRVRPKAMTVAVIIAGLVPIMIAHGTGSEIMQRIAAPMVGGMLSAPLLSMFVVPVVYMLMRRREVQQENVRQSGAKEAIYENT; from the coding sequence ATGATCGCCAAACTCATTCGCTGGTCGATCCTGAATCGCTTCCTGGTACTTCTGGCAACAGTGGGGATCACGGCGTGGGGCATCTACGCGTTGCAGCGTACTCCGCTCGACGCCCTGCCTGATTTATCCGACGTGCAGGTGATCATCCGCACATCCTACCCGGGCCAGGCGCCTCAACTAGTCGAGAACCAGGTCACCTATCCGCTCACTACGACAATGCTGTCGGTGCCGGGCGCGAAAACGGTACGCGGCTATTCCTTCTTTGGCGATTCCTTCGTCTACATCCTGTTCGAGGACGGCACCGACCCGTATTGGGCGCGCTCGCGTGTACTGGAATACTTGAATCAGGTGCAGTCGCGCTTGCCGCCGCAGGCGAAGACCTCGCTCGGCCCCGACGCTACGGGAGTTGGTTGGGTCTACGAATACGCACTCGTCGACCGCAGTGGCAGGATGGACCTGTCGCAATTGCGCGCGTTTCAGGACTGGTTCCTCAAGTACGAGCTCAAGACGGTCGCCAATGTGTCGGAAGTCGCAAGCCTGGGCGGCATGGTGCGGCAATATCAGATCGTACTCGATCCCGCGAAGCTTCGCGGCTACAACATTGCGCATGGCATGGTCATCGACGCGGTGCAGAAGGCCAACCAGGAGGCCGGCGGTTCAGTGCTCGAGCTGGGCGAAGCCGAATATATGGTACGTGCGAGCGGTTACCTGCAGTCGCTCGACGACTTCCGCAAGATTCCCCTGATGACTTCGGAGGCCGGTGTTCCCGTCCTGCTGGGTGACGTCGCGCGAATCCAGCTGGGTCCGGAAATGCGACGCGGCATCTCCGAGCTCAACGGCGAAGGCGAGGTTGCAGGTGGCGTCATCGTCATGCGCTCAGGGAAAAATGCGCTGGAGACTATCGATGCGGTGAAAGCGAAACTGGCGGCTCTCAAGCCAAGTCTGCCCCCTGGAGTTGAGATCGTTCCGACCTACGACCGATCGCACCTGATCAGACGGGCGGTAGACAATCTGCGCGACAAGCTGGTCGAGGAATTCGTCGTCGTTGCAATTGTGTGCGCAATCTTCCTGTTCCATTTGCGCTCGGCGCTAGTTGCGATTGTCACACTGCCGATCGGTATCTTAATCGCCTTCATCGTCATGCACTACCAGGGGGTAAACGCGAACATCATGTCGCTCGGCGGTATCGCGATTGCGGTGGGCGCGATGGTGGACGCCGCCGTGGTCATGATCGAGAACGCGCACAAGCATATCGAAGTGTGGAACCACGCTCATCCGGGGACGAAGCTGGAAGGAGAAGATCGCTGGCGGGTCATTGGAGATGCAGCGGCCGAAGTCGGGCCGGCGCTGTTCTTCTCGCTGTTGATCATCGTGCTGTCGTTTATTCCAGTGTTCACGCTGGAGGCGCAAGAAGGCCGCCTGTTCTCGCCGCTTGCGTTCACGAAGACCTACTCAATGGCAGCGGCGGCAGGGCTGGCTGTGACCTTGATCCCGGTACTGATGGGCTACCTGATCCGCGGACGCATTCCCGAGGAGCACAAGAACCCACTGAATCGCTTCTTGATTGCCGTGTACCGCCCCTTGCTCGATGGGGTGCTGCGCTTCCCCAAGGCGACGCTGATCGCGGCCGCTGCGATTGCCCTTGTGACCGTGTGGCCGATGACGCGGCTCGGCGGGGAATTCATGCCGCCTCTTGATGAAGGCGACCTCCTGTACATGCCTTCGGCGCTGCCAGGACTGTCGGCAGGCAAAGTGTCGCAGCTGCTCCAGCAGACTGACCGCTTGATCAAAACCGTACCCGAAGTGCAAAGCGTGTTTGGCAAAGCAGGGCGGGCCGAGACGGCAACCGACCCTGCGCCCCTGGAGATGTTCGAGACCACGATTCAATTCAAGCCCAGGGATCAATGGCGCTCAGGAATGACCACGGACAAGCTGGTGGAGGAACTGGACAGCGTAGTCAAGGTGCCTGGACTTTCCAATATCTGGGTACCGCCGATCCGGAACCGCATCGACATGCTGGCTACGGGCATAAAGAGTCCGGTCGGCGTCAAGGTGGCCGGTAGCAGCCTGCAGGAAATCGATCGCGTTGCCAGTGAAATCGAAAGGATCGTCAAGAAGGTTCCGGGCGTGTCATCGGCATTGGCTGAACGTCTCAATGGAGGACGCTATATCGACGTCAACATCAGCCGCGACCAGGCAGCCCGGTACGGCCTGAATATCGCCGATGTGCAGAGCGTCGTCTCGGCGGCAATTGGCGGTGACAACATTGGTGAGACCGTGGAAGGCCTGCAGCGCTTCCCGATCAACGTCCGCTATCCGCGCGAGGTCCGGGATTCCATCGAAAACCTGCGGCAATTGCCCGTCCTGACGCCGCGCGGGGCACAGATTCGCCTGGGTGATGTGGCAGAGATCCGCATCAATGACGGCCCACCCATGCTCAGGAGTGAAAACGCGCGCCTGTCCGGTTGGGTGTACGTCGACATTCGAGGACGCGACATGAATTCGGTGGTGCGCGACATGCAGCAGGTTGTCGCGAAGGAGGTCAAGCTGCAACCGGGGTATTCGATTTCCTGGTCAGGTCAGTTCGAATACCTGGAACGCGCCAGTGCGAAGCTCAAGTTCGTGGTGCCGGCAACGCTATTGGTAATCTTCATCCTTCTCTACATGACATTTAAGCGCTTTGACGAGGCCATCCTCATCATGGCGACCTTGCCGTTCGCACTGGCCGGCGGTATCTGGTTGCTCTGGATACTTGGGCACCACATTTCGGTCGCCAGCGCGGTGGGCTTCATTGCACTTGCAGGCGTTGCGGCAGAATTCGGGGTGATCATGCTGCTCTACCTGAAACATGCCTGGGAAGCCCGCCTGGCGGCAGGAAAGGCGTCGGAAGCTGATCTGTTAGACGCTATTCGCGAGGGCGCGGTTCAACGTGTGAGGCCAAAGGCAATGACCGTCGCGGTCATCATTGCCGGTTTAGTGCCGATCATGATCGCCCATGGCACGGGTTCGGAAATCATGCAGCGTATTGCAGCGCCAATGGTCGGTGGGATGTTGTCCGCGCCATTGCTGTCGATGTTTGTGGTGCCAGTGGTCTACATGTTGATGCGCCGTCGGGAGGTACAACAAGAGAACGTCCGTCAATCCGGAGCCAAGGAGGCCATCTATGAAAATACATGA
- a CDS encoding four-helix bundle copper-binding protein → MVQSQFQSCIKACYECAEACDTCAAACLRETDPRMMARCIMLDDECAAICRLAAQLMSRATEHAHQLCQLCADICDACAQECASHQIQHCQDCAAACRRCADECRRMMQPTSGQGTSVGTHAH, encoded by the coding sequence ATGGTGCAAAGTCAATTCCAGTCGTGTATCAAGGCGTGTTACGAATGCGCCGAGGCGTGCGATACCTGCGCCGCGGCGTGCCTGCGGGAGACGGACCCCAGGATGATGGCGCGCTGCATTATGCTCGATGACGAGTGCGCGGCAATCTGCCGTCTTGCCGCGCAGCTGATGAGCCGCGCAACCGAGCATGCTCATCAGCTATGCCAGCTGTGCGCCGACATTTGCGACGCCTGCGCCCAGGAATGCGCAAGCCACCAGATCCAGCATTGCCAAGATTGCGCCGCCGCCTGCCGCCGCTGTGCGGACGAGTGCCGCAGGATGATGCAGCCGACCAGTGGTCAAGGAACTTCCGTAGGCACTCACGCCCACTAA
- a CDS encoding cobalt-zinc-cadmium resistance protein produces the protein MMLQLSWSVVAEYCEHETGRAAQHLGHHASHDEPAQEAFSSLDQPSKSKTGTLHSHCTSCTHTPLTFEALPVMAAVSEPLRIAPISPLLRLSSIDVAPPERPQWVAVV, from the coding sequence ATGATGCTTCAGCTTAGCTGGAGCGTCGTGGCAGAGTATTGCGAGCACGAAACCGGCCGCGCTGCACAGCATCTTGGCCACCATGCGTCGCACGACGAGCCTGCTCAAGAGGCTTTCAGTTCGCTCGACCAGCCATCCAAGTCGAAAACAGGGACGCTGCATTCGCACTGCACTTCCTGTACCCACACGCCCCTGACGTTCGAGGCGCTGCCTGTCATGGCCGCGGTTTCCGAACCTCTGCGCATTGCACCCATCTCCCCCCTGCTTCGCCTCTCCTCTATCGATGTGGCCCCGCCCGAGCGGCCCCAATGGGTTGCCGTCGTCTGA
- a CDS encoding efflux RND transporter periplasmic adaptor subunit, which yields MKFNIDKKSALSIAAVIAVGIVLALLIVFWKSDSTPAPEGGEHAEETAETKAEHGDEKEEGHAEEPGLIEMSPQQIQTAGIATATAGPAAIRTELVLPGEVRFNEDRTAHVVPRVAGVIESVAASLGQDVKKGQPLAVIASAELADLRSAALAAGKRLELARITYEREKKLWEQKVSAEQDYLQAQQAYREAEIESQAARSKLTALGADVSAGAVNRFVLRAPFTGVVVEKHLAQGEAVKEDANVFLVSDLSTVWVNIAVAPKDLASVRVGQAVTVRSAAGGPSVAGKVSYVGNLLGEETRTASARVVIDNPGLAWRPGLFVNVSVVSGQKDAAVAVASDALQTLEGKNVVFVKTAKGFQAQPVTTGVSDGKLTEIVSGLASGAPYVTTGSFVVKAQQGKGSAEHEH from the coding sequence ATGAAGTTCAATATCGACAAAAAATCGGCGCTTTCCATCGCGGCTGTGATCGCAGTCGGCATCGTACTGGCCCTGCTGATCGTGTTCTGGAAAAGCGATAGCACTCCGGCACCGGAAGGCGGCGAGCACGCGGAGGAAACCGCCGAGACGAAGGCCGAACACGGCGACGAGAAGGAAGAAGGTCATGCCGAAGAGCCCGGCCTCATCGAAATGAGCCCGCAGCAGATCCAGACCGCCGGCATCGCCACTGCAACGGCCGGTCCGGCAGCCATTCGCACCGAACTTGTCCTCCCCGGCGAGGTGCGCTTCAACGAAGACCGGACGGCACACGTCGTGCCGCGCGTTGCGGGCGTGATCGAATCGGTTGCCGCCTCGCTTGGCCAGGATGTGAAAAAGGGACAACCCCTGGCCGTCATCGCCAGCGCCGAACTGGCGGACCTGCGCAGTGCCGCGCTCGCTGCCGGCAAGAGGCTCGAGCTGGCGCGCATCACCTACGAGCGCGAAAAGAAGCTGTGGGAACAAAAGGTCTCCGCTGAGCAGGATTACCTCCAGGCCCAACAGGCCTATCGCGAAGCCGAGATCGAGTCGCAGGCGGCTCGCTCGAAACTGACCGCACTCGGCGCGGACGTATCGGCCGGCGCGGTCAACCGCTTTGTCCTGCGAGCTCCGTTTACCGGTGTCGTCGTCGAAAAACACCTCGCCCAGGGTGAAGCAGTGAAGGAGGACGCGAACGTCTTCCTCGTCTCGGATCTGTCGACCGTGTGGGTGAACATCGCGGTCGCGCCGAAAGACCTGGCCTCGGTCCGCGTCGGCCAAGCGGTCACAGTCAGGTCGGCAGCCGGTGGCCCGTCCGTAGCAGGCAAGGTCAGTTACGTGGGCAACCTTCTCGGCGAAGAGACCCGGACCGCAAGCGCACGGGTCGTGATCGACAATCCGGGACTCGCATGGCGCCCCGGCCTGTTCGTCAACGTTTCCGTGGTCAGTGGGCAGAAGGACGCTGCGGTTGCCGTTGCTTCCGACGCCCTGCAGACACTGGAAGGCAAGAACGTCGTGTTCGTCAAAACCGCCAAGGGGTTCCAGGCCCAGCCGGTGACCACCGGCGTCAGCGACGGAAAGCTGACGGAGATCGTCTCCGGCCTGGCCTCGGGCGCACCCTATGTCACGACCGGTAGCTTCGTCGTGAAGGCCCAGCAGGGCAAGGGCAGTGCCGAGCATGAACACTGA
- a CDS encoding copper-binding protein, producing the protein MKRFAPLSLLAALASSGAAFGQAADMKGMGMKQACMDMKDMKDMKGMDMSACKDMMKEKAADSKAQGASKNGVVHKTSAVVKGVDRANDKVTLAHDQVKTLKWPPMTMSFGVKDKSLLDKLVVGKKVEVEFTQQGSDYVISSVK; encoded by the coding sequence ATGAAACGTTTTGCCCCCCTGTCCCTTCTCGCTGCATTGGCCAGTTCCGGCGCGGCCTTCGGTCAAGCTGCCGATATGAAGGGGATGGGCATGAAACAAGCCTGTATGGATATGAAGGACATGAAGGACATGAAGGGTATGGATATGTCGGCATGCAAGGACATGATGAAGGAGAAAGCGGCCGATAGCAAAGCCCAAGGTGCATCCAAGAATGGAGTGGTACACAAAACCTCAGCTGTAGTGAAGGGGGTCGATCGAGCAAACGACAAAGTGACGCTTGCACATGACCAGGTGAAAACGCTTAAGTGGCCACCAATGACGATGAGCTTCGGCGTTAAGGACAAGTCATTGCTTGACAAGCTGGTAGTCGGCAAAAAAGTTGAGGTGGAGTTCACCCAGCAAGGGTCGGACTACGTCATCTCATCCGTCAAATAA
- a CDS encoding cation transporter produces the protein MGDQHRHNVHNGSGNLKVAFLLNFTFTLIEFAGGLWTNSVAILSDAVHDLGDSISLGLAWYFDRLSKHGSTPKDTYGYARYSLLGGLITAIVLIAGIGFILWNAAQRLLDPEEVNATGMIVLAVVGVIFNGAAVLRVRKGESLTEKVVSWHLLEDTLGWIAVLIGAAVMAVWDLPWIDPALSICISLFVLWNVFRNLRKFFEVFLQRTPSTFDLPAFETAVRAIPEVIDVHDTHSWSIDGEKHVLTTHVIVSQKAFPDKVMSIKSHVTTLIGDKAFEHIAIDIGTPMDHIEEKTRTGSEIRQRRQD, from the coding sequence ATGGGAGACCAGCACCGCCACAACGTCCACAACGGCAGCGGCAACCTCAAGGTTGCATTTCTACTGAACTTTACGTTTACGCTGATCGAATTCGCCGGCGGACTGTGGACGAATAGCGTGGCCATTCTCAGCGATGCCGTGCATGACCTCGGTGACTCGATCTCGCTCGGACTCGCCTGGTACTTCGATCGTCTTTCAAAGCACGGCAGCACCCCGAAAGACACCTACGGCTACGCTCGATACTCACTGCTTGGCGGCCTGATCACCGCTATCGTATTGATTGCCGGCATCGGCTTTATCCTGTGGAACGCAGCGCAGCGCCTTCTCGATCCGGAGGAAGTCAACGCGACGGGTATGATCGTTCTGGCGGTGGTTGGCGTCATCTTCAATGGCGCAGCGGTTCTGCGTGTTCGCAAGGGGGAGTCGCTGACCGAGAAAGTCGTCAGTTGGCACCTGCTGGAGGACACCCTCGGCTGGATTGCGGTGCTGATCGGCGCAGCGGTGATGGCAGTCTGGGACCTCCCCTGGATCGACCCGGCCCTATCGATCTGTATTTCGCTCTTCGTGTTGTGGAACGTTTTCCGCAATCTCCGGAAGTTCTTCGAAGTTTTTCTGCAGCGGACTCCGTCCACCTTTGACCTTCCTGCCTTCGAAACTGCGGTGAGGGCTATTCCCGAGGTCATCGATGTACACGATACCCACAGTTGGTCGATCGACGGCGAGAAGCACGTACTGACAACCCACGTCATCGTCTCGCAGAAAGCGTTTCCAGACAAAGTCATGTCGATCAAGTCGCACGTGACAACCCTCATTGGCGACAAGGCCTTTGAACACATTGCAATCGACATCGGAACGCCTATGGACCATATTGAAGAGAAAACACGTACAGGGTCCGAGATTCGACAAAGGCGGCAGGACTGA